Sequence from the Ancalomicrobiaceae bacterium S20 genome:
CGCCCTCGCGCGATCTCGAAGTGCTCGGCGCCTGGGCGCTGCTCAAGGCAGGCCGCACGCGCGAGTCGATGGCCCTGTTCGGTCGGCTCGATCGCGAGCAGTCGACCCGGGACACGCGCATCGGCTTCGCCGAGGCATCGAAGCTGACCTACATGCCGCGCGAACGGTGACAGCCGGAGCGCGTGGTGTCGCGCAGCACCCAGACCGCACATCAAGGCATGGCGGCCACGCCATCGCCGGCCGGCTGATCCTGCCGGGGCCTGTGCTAGGGTCCGGCGCGAATGGATCCAGGCGGGTCCGGTCACGCGCGGGCCCCGCCGCTTCGGGAGATCGTCCATGCCCCGCATCGCCCTCGCGTTGACCCCTTCCTTCGCCGATTGGGAATGCGCGCTCGTCACCGCCGTGGCGCGGAGCTATCTCGGCGCCGAAGTGGTGACGGCCACGCCGGACGGCGCGCCCGTCGTCTCGATGGGGGGATTGAAGGTCATGCCCGACATCGGGTTCGAAGCGCTCGACCCCGGCGCCTTCGACGCGCTGCTGGTTCCCGGCGGGCTCGCCTGGGAACAGGATATCGCACCGGACATCGCGCCGATGGTGCGCGCCTTCCGGGCGCAAGGCCGTGTCGTCGGCGGCATCTGCGCGGCGGCGAGCGCGCTCGCCGGCACCGGCGCGCTCGACGCGGTCGCCCATACCGGCAATGCGCTCCAGGCGCACGCACAGCATGCCGGCTATCACGGCGCGGCCCGTTACATCGACCAGCCGCAGGCGGTCTCGGAGAACGGGGTCATCACCGCGCCGGGCTCCGCGCCTTTCACCTTCGCCGTCGAAGTGCTGAAAGCGCTCGGGCTCTGGACCCCGGAGGCCGAGGCCGAGCTTGCGGTCTTCGCCGCCGAGCACACACGAACCGCCTGACGCCATAGCCCACTCATCGGGACGGCCCGCACGCCGT
This genomic interval carries:
- a CDS encoding type 1 glutamine amidotransferase family protein, coding for MPRIALALTPSFADWECALVTAVARSYLGAEVVTATPDGAPVVSMGGLKVMPDIGFEALDPGAFDALLVPGGLAWEQDIAPDIAPMVRAFRAQGRVVGGICAAASALAGTGALDAVAHTGNALQAHAQHAGYHGAARYIDQPQAVSENGVITAPGSAPFTFAVEVLKALGLWTPEAEAELAVFAAEHTRTA